The segment CTGGTTGCGGAGAAAGGATGGTGCCGGAGAAATCGGAGTGAGTTGCGCAAGAGATTCCGGATAGATATCGTTGACCAGCCTGTATTGTTCAATACCGGCAATCAGCGATTCACAGTAATTTTTCCCTGCCCTGATTCTGTTCTGCTCCATCTTGCCGAGGATCGGCAGCGAGATCGTCTGGAGAAACAGGGCCAACGCCACGGTGGCCAGCCACTTTGCCATGCGGTGGGGATGGTCTTTCAGCCCGCGCCGCATCATGTAGAAAATAAGGGCCGCGATTGCCAAAAGCAGGGTGACAACCTGCAGAGAAACGACAGCGATCAGGTAACCAAAACCGGCATCGCTGCAGTACGGCGCACCAACGGCGATAATGACCGCAATGGAAATGATCGTCCGGAATTTAACACTGCTCATCACGGCATCCTGGGCGGTTGGCGATGGGAAAAAATCTCTGCCGGCGGGCAAAAAAAAGCGGATTGCCCTGGAAAATTCTAGCTGAAAAAAAACCACCGCACCAGAAAAAGCTGCACTGTGGTGACCCGTCCCCGAACCATAAACTGGTCCTGAATGCAACAAAGGTCATGGCATCCGTCGGCCATAACAGATACCCAGAATATCAATAAGGAATTTGCCTCTTAAGCAAACTCAGCTATTCGCATTCTGGAGTCCGGGTCTAGTGTCGCGTCAAGGATGAAATGTCATAATATTTTTCCGGCATTTTTTGTGCCGGCAAGGCACGTGTTGGGTTGCATAGCAGCGCTATGTAACCCAACAGGTAACGCAGGAGGCGCGAAAAACGACGAGAAAGATGTGACGGTTCAGAGTTGACGTGACACTAGCCCGGCCGGTCTTGATCCGGCATCCGGGATAGCTCAATAAAGGCAAAAATGGTCAATTAGCCGAGTTTCATAGAGAGCCACAATAAGGAATGACAAAGAATTCCAGACTCGGAAAACTCTATCGTACAGGAAGCGGAATTTTGTCGATGCTGGTCATAGAAAGGGGGCATGGCATACTTCACCGGCACACCAGGAAAATTTCACCGGTAAACAGCAAGCAGTTTTCAGGCGAACTGGCTGCGGAAATCCCCTGCACTGACGGCACTGGGCAGCTGACGGTCCATGCCCGGAACTATAAAGGAATTCTCAAAGAATGATTCGCGGAAGAAAAGCCGTCTGTACTACTTCGGGGCGACTACTTCTTAACAGGTTCCTTGCCCGGTTCCTTTTCGAGCAGCGCCAGCATCCTGTTGGCTTCTGCGGCAGCAAAGGTTTCGGGATAGTGATCCAGAAGATATTCAATCCTGATCCTCGCCTGTTCGGGCTGTTCTGTTTTCAGATACCAGTTGGCCACGTACAATTCGTGTTCGCCAAGGAACTCCGTACTTTTCTTGATCAGGGCTTTTGCTTCAACGACATAGGAGGATTTAGGATACGTTTTGATCAGCCGGGTAAAGATTTCTATCGCCTTGTGGGCGCCGGAGGTATCGCGATCGACGGTATCAATCTTGGTGTACTGGCACCGCCCGGTTTGAAAGATAACGTAGGGAATAGCCTCATTGGTCGGATGGTTTTTTTCAAATTCCTCATAGAGACCCTGCGCCTCTTCATATTCTTCCATATAAAACTTGCAGTCGGCGGATTTCAGCTCGGCCAGCAGGGAGAAACGGCTGAACGGGAAACGGTCCTTGATGATATCAAATGTCTGCAGGGCCTTGTAATACTTGCCCCGGTCAAACAGCTCGAGACCTTCACGGGCCAAATCCTCGGCAGGGACTTCCTTACCGTCCTTTCCCGCACAACCGGCCATGGTGAGCAGAACCACTGCCACCATGAAACCCGCCGTAATTTTGCCGGAAATATTCATCTTTCTCAGCCCAGGGTTGACAGAAAATGTTCTGCGGACATGGCCGCCACCGC is part of the Pseudomonadota bacterium genome and harbors:
- the bamD gene encoding outer membrane protein assembly factor BamD, with translation MNISGKITAGFMVAVVLLTMAGCAGKDGKEVPAEDLAREGLELFDRGKYYKALQTFDIIKDRFPFSRFSLLAELKSADCKFYMEEYEEAQGLYEEFEKNHPTNEAIPYVIFQTGRCQYTKIDTVDRDTSGAHKAIEIFTRLIKTYPKSSYVVEAKALIKKSTEFLGEHELYVANWYLKTEQPEQARIRIEYLLDHYPETFAAAEANRMLALLEKEPGKEPVKK